Proteins from a single region of Catenulispora acidiphila DSM 44928:
- a CDS encoding metallophosphoesterase family protein — protein MSSEFHGPALWEGQAKRYGPVDRVAVLSDVHANVPALRAVLAEPDVAAAGLIVFNGDLTWGVDPDGTVAIVQALGRRAVCVRGNSERYVRQITIGASAPATPRQEWVPAHHGTGSLAFVGSFPFSIVVDVPGLGPVRFCHGSPRSDNEAVTPGTPALRFAEMTAGIEEDVLVTGHTHLQFDRFVGTRRSINPGSVGLPYHRDEPGVAHWALLGPDVQLRTTRYDVRESVAASVASGDPGHARIAELLLTPPTPEEIIAEAEELVLVD, from the coding sequence ATGTCCTCTGAATTCCACGGTCCCGCTTTGTGGGAAGGCCAGGCCAAGCGTTACGGGCCGGTGGACCGGGTGGCGGTGCTGTCCGACGTGCACGCCAACGTCCCGGCGCTGCGCGCCGTGCTCGCCGAGCCCGACGTCGCCGCCGCCGGTCTCATCGTCTTCAACGGCGACCTGACCTGGGGCGTCGACCCCGACGGGACGGTGGCCATCGTCCAGGCGCTCGGCCGGCGCGCGGTGTGCGTGCGCGGCAACAGCGAGCGCTACGTCCGGCAGATCACCATCGGCGCCTCCGCCCCGGCCACCCCGCGCCAGGAGTGGGTCCCGGCGCACCACGGCACCGGCTCGCTGGCCTTCGTCGGCTCGTTCCCGTTCAGCATCGTCGTGGACGTCCCGGGTCTGGGCCCGGTCCGCTTCTGCCACGGTTCCCCGCGCAGCGACAACGAGGCGGTGACGCCCGGCACGCCGGCGCTGCGCTTCGCCGAGATGACCGCCGGCATCGAGGAGGACGTGCTGGTCACCGGCCACACCCACCTGCAGTTCGACCGCTTCGTGGGCACCCGGCGCAGCATCAACCCCGGCAGCGTCGGCCTGCCCTACCACCGCGACGAGCCCGGCGTGGCGCACTGGGCCCTGCTCGGACCGGACGTCCAGCTCCGGACCACCCGCTACGACGTGCGCGAATCGGTCGCCGCGAGCGTGGCCTCCGGCGACCCCGGCCACGCCCGCATCGCCGAGCTGCTGCTGACGCCGCCGACGCCGGAGGAGATCATCGCCGAGGCCGAAGAGCTGGTGCTGGTCGACTGA
- a CDS encoding HAD family hydrolase — translation MTPAPPAVPAPVPASTPAPVQAPAFTAVVIDFFGTLTTSAPDEVWFQAAAASAAPLGLEPALWRETLTASFVERATGALGDLPETFRALARRCGVDPSEGALAEACEARVKAQNELFVFREDVLGALQALKARGYRVGLLSDCTPELPVAWPQLAVSGFFDTAVFSCVEGLKKPNPAFFRLVAERLGVAPADCLYVGDGGSRELSGAAAVGMTPLMLRAEDWHSNSAYDREDDWAGAEIASFTALISKIDAAGLSARSLLAQHQDRD, via the coding sequence ATGACCCCCGCACCGCCCGCTGTCCCCGCGCCGGTTCCCGCTTCGACTCCCGCGCCAGTTCAAGCTCCAGCCTTCACCGCCGTCGTCATCGACTTCTTCGGTACCCTCACCACCAGCGCCCCCGACGAGGTCTGGTTCCAAGCCGCCGCGGCCAGCGCCGCTCCCCTCGGCCTGGAGCCGGCCCTGTGGCGCGAGACGCTGACCGCGAGCTTCGTCGAGCGCGCGACCGGCGCCCTCGGCGATCTGCCCGAGACCTTCCGCGCCCTGGCCCGGCGCTGCGGCGTCGACCCCAGCGAGGGCGCCCTGGCCGAGGCGTGCGAGGCGCGCGTGAAGGCGCAGAACGAGCTGTTCGTCTTCCGCGAGGACGTCCTCGGCGCGCTCCAAGCTCTCAAAGCGCGCGGCTATCGCGTCGGGCTGCTGAGCGACTGCACGCCCGAGCTCCCCGTCGCCTGGCCGCAGCTCGCGGTCTCCGGCTTCTTCGACACCGCGGTCTTCTCCTGCGTCGAGGGTCTGAAGAAACCGAATCCCGCCTTCTTCCGCCTCGTCGCCGAGCGCCTCGGGGTGGCGCCCGCCGACTGCCTCTACGTCGGCGACGGCGGCTCGCGCGAGTTGAGCGGCGCGGCGGCGGTCGGGATGACGCCGCTGATGCTGCGCGCCGAGGACTGGCACAGCAACAGCGCCTATGACCGCGAGGACGATTGGGCCGGTGCGGAGATCGCCTCCTTCACCGCGCTGATCAGCAAGATCGACGCCGCCGGTCTCAGCGCTCGGTCACTTCTGGCTCAGCATCAGGACCGCGATTAG
- a CDS encoding NUDIX domain-containing protein — protein MEIRDVPEKWPVLASEEKFRGHVISIRTDTVKMVDGKVAERDYVVHPGAVGVVALDEADRVLLVRQYRHPVGWRLWELPAGLLDHPGENPLEAAKRELYEETHQQADDWRVLVDLFTTPGGSDEAIRVYLARGVREADGEQYAREHEEADMAAVWADRAEVTRLILAGELHNPLTVAGVLALTTAISTNALDDLRPADAPWRQRPFLP, from the coding sequence ATGGAGATCCGCGACGTACCCGAGAAGTGGCCTGTGCTGGCCTCGGAGGAGAAGTTCCGCGGGCACGTGATCTCGATCCGCACCGACACCGTGAAGATGGTCGACGGCAAGGTTGCCGAGCGCGACTACGTCGTGCACCCCGGCGCGGTCGGCGTGGTGGCCCTGGACGAGGCGGACCGCGTGCTGCTGGTCCGCCAGTACCGGCATCCGGTCGGCTGGCGCCTGTGGGAGCTCCCCGCGGGCCTGCTGGACCACCCCGGCGAGAACCCCCTCGAGGCCGCCAAGCGCGAGCTCTACGAGGAGACGCACCAGCAGGCCGACGACTGGCGCGTCCTGGTCGACCTGTTCACCACCCCCGGCGGCTCCGACGAGGCGATCCGCGTCTACCTGGCGCGCGGCGTCCGGGAGGCCGACGGCGAGCAGTACGCCCGCGAACACGAGGAAGCCGACATGGCTGCGGTCTGGGCCGACCGCGCCGAGGTGACCAGGCTGATCCTGGCCGGCGAGCTGCACAACCCGCTCACCGTCGCCGGCGTGCTCGCCCTGACCACGGCGATCAGCACGAACGCGCTGGACGATCTGCGGCCGGCGGACGCGCCGTGGCGGCAGAGGCCTTTCCTGCCTTAG
- a CDS encoding CTP synthase encodes MAHQTKHLFVTGGVASSLGKGLTASSLGALLKARGLRVTMQKLDPYLNVDPGTMNPFQHGEVFVTDDGAETDLDVGHYERFLDTDLHGSANVTTGQVYSAVIAKERRGEYLGDTVQVIPHITNEIKSRIRRMGGDDVDIVITEVGGTVGDIESLPFLEAARQLRHEVGRENVFFLHVSLVPYIGPSGEMKTKPTQHSVASLRSIGIQPDAIVCRADRPISQAIKRKISLMCDVDEEAVAAAVDAPSIYDIPKVLHTEGLDAYVVRRLNLPFRDVDWTQWDDLLRRVHEPDHDLTVALVGKYIDLPDAYLSVTEALRAGGFANSARVNIRWVPSDECATDEGAAKHLTGVDGICVPGGFGVRGIEGKVNTVKYARENKIPLLGLCLGLQCIVIEGARHLAGIAAANSAEFDEATPDPVISTMADQRDIVAGQGDLGGTMRLGLYPAKLAEGTIVRDLYDGAPYIEERHRHRYEVNNAYRPRLEEAGLVFSGTSPDGRLVEFVELPRETHPFLVGTQAHPELRSRPTRPHPLFAGLIAAAVERSKGVAADAAAIAAGEALAEAAAGA; translated from the coding sequence CGCCTCCTCGCTGGGCGCCCTGCTCAAGGCCCGCGGCCTGCGGGTCACCATGCAGAAGCTCGACCCCTACCTGAACGTCGACCCCGGGACGATGAACCCGTTCCAGCACGGCGAGGTGTTCGTCACCGACGACGGCGCCGAGACCGACCTGGACGTCGGGCACTACGAGCGGTTCCTGGACACCGACCTGCACGGCTCGGCGAACGTCACCACCGGCCAGGTGTACTCCGCGGTGATCGCCAAGGAGCGGCGCGGGGAGTACCTCGGCGACACCGTCCAGGTGATCCCGCACATCACCAACGAGATCAAGTCCCGGATCCGGCGCATGGGCGGCGACGACGTGGACATCGTGATCACCGAGGTCGGCGGGACCGTCGGCGACATCGAGTCGCTGCCGTTCCTGGAGGCCGCGCGCCAGCTCCGGCACGAGGTCGGCCGGGAGAACGTGTTCTTCCTGCACGTCTCCCTGGTCCCCTACATCGGCCCGTCGGGGGAGATGAAGACCAAGCCGACCCAGCACTCGGTGGCCTCGCTGCGCAGCATCGGCATCCAGCCGGACGCCATCGTCTGCCGCGCCGACCGGCCGATCAGCCAGGCCATCAAGCGCAAGATCTCGCTGATGTGCGACGTGGACGAGGAGGCCGTGGCCGCGGCCGTGGACGCGCCGTCGATCTACGACATCCCCAAGGTCCTGCACACCGAGGGCCTGGACGCCTACGTGGTGCGCCGGCTGAACCTGCCCTTCCGGGACGTGGACTGGACGCAGTGGGACGATCTGCTGCGCCGGGTGCACGAGCCGGACCACGACCTCACCGTCGCCCTGGTCGGCAAGTACATCGACCTGCCGGACGCCTACCTGTCGGTGACCGAGGCGCTGCGGGCCGGCGGCTTCGCCAACTCCGCGCGGGTGAACATCCGCTGGGTCCCCTCCGACGAGTGCGCGACCGACGAGGGCGCGGCCAAGCACCTGACCGGCGTGGACGGGATCTGCGTGCCCGGCGGCTTCGGCGTGCGCGGTATCGAGGGCAAGGTCAACACGGTCAAGTACGCCCGCGAGAACAAGATCCCGCTGCTCGGCCTGTGCCTGGGCCTGCAGTGCATCGTGATCGAGGGCGCGCGCCACCTGGCCGGGATCGCCGCCGCCAACTCCGCGGAGTTCGACGAGGCGACCCCGGACCCGGTCATCTCCACCATGGCCGACCAGCGCGACATCGTGGCCGGCCAGGGCGACCTGGGCGGCACCATGCGCCTGGGCCTGTACCCGGCCAAGCTCGCCGAGGGCACCATCGTGCGCGACCTGTACGACGGCGCCCCGTACATCGAGGAGCGCCACCGCCACCGCTACGAGGTGAACAACGCCTACCGCCCGCGCCTGGAGGAGGCCGGCCTGGTCTTCTCCGGCACCTCGCCGGACGGCCGCCTGGTGGAGTTCGTCGAGCTCCCGCGCGAGACGCACCCCTTCCTGGTCGGCACGCAGGCGCACCCCGAACTGCGCTCGCGTCCGACCCGCCCGCACCCGCTGTTCGCCGGCCTGATCGCCGCGGCCGTGGAGCGCTCGAAGGGCGTGGCCGCCGACGCCGCCGCGATCGCCGCCGGAGAGGCGCTGGCCGAGGCGGCAGCCGGAGCCTGA